The DNA sequence GTGTGAGGGTATATTTCCTGATTTTTTTTCCCTTCTTATTTGTTTGTCTGTATGTACtgatgtgtgtatgggtttctTTCTTGGTCCTGTTGATGTATACTGATATTGTGAGGTGTTTCTTTATGCAAATTCAAATATATGACAAGGAACATACCTGTGCCTCTAAACAAAGGGTTgtcgccaagatggcatccaTTGGCTGGGTGGCAGAGAGAGCAATCCCAATGCTAAGGAGGAAGCCAGCCATGGGTCCCAAAGAGGTACATGATGAGTTATTTTACAAATACAACATTGACATCCCCTACCAGACAGTTTACAATGGTACAGTGAGAGCTTCTGAGAAGTTGTTTGGTAAATGGGATGATTCATTTGATTGGTTGTATAGGTTTAAGGCTGAAATTGAATTGAGGTCACCTGGTAGTGTGGTAGAGATAGACACTACAACTGATGAGGATGGCACCATTAGGTTTAGCAGTTTTTTCTGTGCATTCAAAGCTAGTATAGATGGATTCTTGAATGGATGCAGGCCATATATTAGTATAGATTCCACAGCATTGAATGGATTGTGGAATGGTCATATGCCTGCAGCCTTAGCTCTTGATGGTCACAATTGGATGTTCCCACTTGCCTTTGgttttttttgcatttgagagcaAGGAAAATTGGGTATGGTTTATGTCACAGCTTAGGAAGGCAATTGGTCCAATGAACAATCTAGCCATCTGCACAGATGCATGCAAGGGCCTAGAGTCAGCTGTTAAAGATGTGTTTCCACAAGCAGAGTGGAGAGAGTATTTCAGACATCTAATGGAGAATATGAAGAAGCATTTCACTGGTGATGTGTTTGCAAAGAACATGTGGCCAGCAGCTGGAGCTTATTCTCCACACAAGTTCCAATATTTTTTTGATAAGGTGCTACAAGCAAGTCCAGAAGTGCAAGTGTGGCTGGACCAACACCACCCTTTTCTGTGGGCAAGAAGCAAGTTTTCTCCTGACATCAACTgtgactacatcaacaacaacttagCAGAAAGTTGGAATGCTTGGATTAAAGAACACAAGGATGTCCCTGTTCATTGCATGGCAGATGCAATTAGGGAGAAGATCATGATCTTGTTTGCCAAAAGGAGAATAATTGCAACAGCCTTCTCTCCTGGTATTTTGCCTGCTGTCATCCATCAGCTAAATGCAGCATCTAGGGGATTAGGACACCTAAAGTTCTCTAAAGGCCATCCCAATCAAGCTGAAGTCACAGAGGTTTACAAGGATGAGGAAGTGAGAAGGCATGTTGTCTATTTGCCTCAGAAAATATGCACCTGCAGGCAGTGGCAACTAACTGGTAAACCTTGTGCTCATGCTTTGACTGTCATTACCAGCATTAGGCAGCCTGATATGGGGTCATTTGTGGACAACTACTACTCAGTGGCAAAGTTTCAAGCAGCTTATGTAGGGATTATTCCTAACATTACTGATAGGAATCAGTGGCCTAAGGACAACAAAGGATTCAAAGTTCACCCTCCATGCCAGAAAAAGAGGGCACCTGGTAGGATTAGGAAGAACAGAATCAAATCTTCTAGGGAGACAGGAGGAAAGGCTACTAGGCAAGTGAAGTGCCCAAACTGCCAAGAATATGGGCACAGGGCTGGCAGTTGGAAATGCCATCTAACTGGAACTAAGAAAAGGTGACATCTTCTTACCTATTCAATATTGTCTCAATATTTGCCAGCATGTTAATCATTTCTGTTGCAGGAAGAGAACAAAGAAGACAAGTGTGAAGCCTGGAAGGAAGAAAGGGAAGAAAGGAACAGAGCCTGTTGAGGTATTAACTCCAAGAACAAGAGGTGCACAAGCAAGGGAAGCAGTAGCAAAGGCTAGGAGAGAGGCTGAAGAAGTAGAACTAAAGGCTGCAGCTGCAAGAGAAGCAGCAGAATTGGCAGCAAGGGCAGAGATTGAGGCTACCAGAAATGAGTTTGCAGCTCATGTCAACCAGCAAGAGGGCCTACAGGTCACTGCCATACAAACTTCAATCACAGCTAGAAGGTACTAATTTTTTCCATCATGATCATCTCCTAGACACTGTCAAATATGGCTATAAACTTTATTGTTGTGCACCACAGGTCACTATTCAATGAAGGACATCAAATTGAACCTGTCAAGACTTTCACACCGAGGAAGAAGCAGCTAGCTCATAAAGTGAAGAAGATGACACCAAAGAAGAAAGGAGGGAAGGGCAAGTGAGCCTGAGCCTACTTGTTGGTGTCCTTTTGTGTAATGTGTATGGCCACAGGCCTCAAACTGTCTTTTGGATGCCCTTTTTATTATGTAATGGATAATGACCAAAAACTATGTGTTTTGGATTTGGGCAAAGGCCTCAAAAACTCTATCTGTAATGGCCACAACTTGCCACCTAATCAGTTTCTACTCAGTTGTTCCATTGTTTTATTTCCAGTTTAGAATTATTATGTGTGGGCAAGAATTATTATGGAAACAAGTCACATTGTTCAGAGTTCACCATACTGACTTAAACCACATCCATTACACAAAACATAGTGTACAACTTGACACTACCACACCTTGCCAACACTACACTAAATACTTAGCTACTATGGCCACTAAAACTCGGAtgaccaccaccaacacaacaaCACAAGTTATCAAGATTGCCTTCATCAAAGTCACCACCTCCTTCAGGCTCTCATCAGGCACCACTTCCTTCTTCACCATGCACACAGTCCTccaatcttcttcttcttctagcAATGCTGCTGCTTCATTGATTTCACAACCTTGCACCAGAGCTGCAGATGAGCTGCTTCCATCACCTTGCCCAAGAGCTGCTACATCATTGCCTCCACCACCTTGCAGGGGCTCTTGCAGGTATCCATTCTTGCGTAGCTCCTTCATGTAGTCGTCTTCCCAGAACCAGAATTGACAGCCAGTGCCATCGCGCTACAAAACACACCCAAAATCAGCAAAGCaaattgcttttgctcatccaaATTGGTTCAATTGAATCACTGACCTTGTAGTACGGGCAGCAGTAGAATACTTGACCTATGCTCCACTCTTTCTTCGAAACAAGCCTCAACACCACCGCCTTGTGGCACTTCGTGCATTGAATGAGCGGGAGTGCTGCTGGACGTCACGGATCCGAGACCCTAGCACTGGAGGCGCCGGCCATGGCCTAACCCTAATGTTGAAGGATGGAGGCGGCACGTCCTAGAATCGGGAGGAAGGAGATGGGGATCGATACAGACAGAGAGCCGGGACGTCGTGGCTGCGGTGGCGGGTGGCGGGAACAGGGTGTCGGCGGCGGGGGTGGGGAAAGAAGGAAACCGAGTGAGGGAGAGAGGACGATGCGGCGTATTGAGCAAATGGACAGGGGCAGCGGAGTCTTTTTACCTAGCCCTGCTGACTTTGTGCCAGCGTGTCAACGTGCCGTGGCGTGCCACATCGGCTAAAGTGGCAAAAATGAAACTCAAACTTGCACGCGCCTGGTATTTTTGTAAGAGCCAAACTAAGAGGGAGATTCGAGTAAGCGACATCCGTTATAATGGTAAAAATGTAAATGTCCCCATTTTCTGAGCTCTTGCATTGTCTATCATAAATAAGCTTGCAGTTGTCGCACTAGATTTACCTTCTTGATTAATTTGTGCTGAGTTTATACATCAAAAGATGTATTTTGATTTATTTATCCTTTATAGTAGTTAACATCTGGAAGCAAGATCAATTGAGGGCACGTTTGGATTCCTTTCTGGTGCTCGCTTTGCTTGACTGATCAAAGTTTAGGCCGTTTAGTTCCTTTACCACCTGCTCCGTCCTGTTATGTAATATAGCACATTTTAGGAAATTTAACCCAAATTAAGAGAgagcataaaagatatatgtacTCTCTTTTATTTTCTAATCAAACGCTATTATCAATATAATTAATGATGTTTGattgataaataaaaaatatttaatacAAATTTGGGTTTTGTCCTCcagaatatatatattatatttgaAAACAAAATTTAAATGCTATAATATACTATATTACATGACGAAGAGTACCTCCATTTTTTGATCTTTTAAAAGTTTCTCCTTGCTCGTTGGAGAGGGCCAATCCGGCTTGCCTTTGCTGAGCCAGGCCAAGTGAGGCAACACAGCAAGACATCCAAATGCACCCGAATCTTACCAAATTATATACACTAAGAAATATTACGTAATCCTTCTTCCTTCTTACCGGCATAATCCTTCTTCCTTCTTACCGGCGCTATGGGAGAAGGGTCGTGTAGTTGGGAACTGCATAATCCTTCTTCCTTCTTACCAGCGCTGCCTCCACTTCTGCTCTCGCTTGCGTACATTGCCTTATGCACCCCTTAGATGTCGTCCTCTTCATTGGGCTTTTAGTACCCGCAGTCGGCACCTCACACGGGATCACTACCTCACCATCCTCCCATGACGTCCTACACTAACCACAGCAAGACCTCCTATCGTTCCGACGAGCGGTTTCCATGTTGTCTCGGCACATTGCAACCATCATCGCCACATTGCAACCACCAACCCAAACCCTCTTATACACCTGTCTGTAAGTGAATTCTCTTCTAGAACCGCAACCCACAATACTAGGTGGTTCTTCTTTCTCTTGCCCAGACACAAACGTGTGATCCATCACATGCCTGAGTTTTCGATAGGAAAAATAGAAatgcaaaaactataaaatacatATCAAACTATACTCGAGAAAAGAATATAATAAAATCTAAAAATGTGTAGATAAATTACTCACTTACTTTAACATTATGTAGATTTTGCGTGTCTCACTGATCCAACATAGACCATCAACaaatttttttagtgctagcaATCGTGCTCGTCGGTTGCTAAATGTGAGTTGTGGTTACTTGTATGAGCTTGGTGGGTGTGAGCGCGTCTTGGAAAGTAAAAGAAATTTAGGAGACtcataatatattttttattttttattttttttgtttataagAAAAAGTGGAAGGTAAAAAATATAAGAAATGTGAGCAATGTTTTcaggtcgtccgattaatcgcggTTAATCGTCCTGGTCGGTCAGGAGTGCTCGATTAGGAGGTCCGACTCGACCAGGTCGACCAGAAACCTAGTCGTCCGATTAGTCGTCCACTTATCACGATTAATCGTCCAATTAGGAGACATGGACGAACAGGCTGTGCTCTGTTTTTGGGCCTTTTTGACTGGGCAAATATGTGGGCTATTGGGCTTACAACTTGGCCTGTTAGGGTTAGAATAGAGCAAGAAGGCACGCAGGAGGTAGGACTCTCTTCTCGTCTCCCCAAGAGCCGCAATTTCATCCCCTCCACCTGACTCCACTCTCCCTGTCTCCCCCGCACGGATTTCTCTCTT is a window from the Sorghum bicolor cultivar BTx623 chromosome 5, Sorghum_bicolor_NCBIv3, whole genome shotgun sequence genome containing:
- the LOC110436041 gene encoding uncharacterized protein LOC110436041 — encoded protein: MVTIGCSHLPLVFFAFESKENWVWFMSQLRKAIGPMNNLAICTDACKGLESAVKDVFPQAEWREYFRHLMENMKKHFTGDVFAKNMWPAAGAYSPHKFQYFFDKVLQASPEVQVWLDQHHPFLWARSKFSPDINCDYINNNLAESWNAWIKEHKDVPVHCMADAIREKIMILFAKRRIIATAFSPGILPAVIHQLNAASRGLGHLKFSKGHPNQAEVTEVYKDEEVRRHVVYLPQKICTCRQWQLTGKPCAHALTVITSIRQPDMGSFVDNYYSVAKFQAAYVGIIPNITDRNQWPKDNKGFKVHPPCQKKRAPGRIRKNRIKSSRETGGKATRQVKCPNCQEYGHRAGSWKCHLTGTKKRKRTKKTSVKPGRKKGKKGTEPVEVLTPRTRGAQAREAVAKARREAEEVELKAAAAREAAELAARAEIEATRNEFAAHVNQQEGLQVTAIQTSITARRSLFNEGHQIEPVKTFTPRKKQLAHKVKKMTPKKKGGKGK